ATCGCTGACATCTTCCGTGCGTACGGCCCCGCGTGGCGGCGGGCCAATGCGGGGCATGTCAGCCTCTCCCAGCTGAGGGTGATGTCGGTGATCGAGGCCTGCCGGACCGAGGCGCTCGGCGGGCATGTGGCTGGCTGCGCCAAGTGCGGCCACCACCACATCGCCTACAACTCCTGCAAGAACCGTCATTGCCCCAAGTGTCAGGGGCCCGCGGCTCGGGACTGGATGGCCGCGCGCGGCGAGGACCTGCTGCCGGTCGAGTATTTCCACGTCGTGTTCACCCTGCCGGCCGAGATCGCGCGGATCGCCTACTGGAACAAGCGCGCCATCTACGGCTTGCTGTTCAGGGCGTCAGCTGAGACCGTTACGACGATCGCCGCTGATCCCAAGCGCCTTGGAGCACGTGTCGGCATGACCAGCGTGCTCCACACCTGGGGCTCTGCGCTCACGCACCATCCCCACATCCACATGATCGTTCCCGGCGGTGGCCTGTCGCCGGACGGCACCCGGTGGGTCGCCTGCAAACCGGGCTTCTTCCTGCCGGTCCGGGTGCTGTCCCGGCTGTTCCGTCGTCTATTCTTGGAGGGGTTGCTGGCTCTGCATCGCTCCGGCGCGCTCACCTTCTTCGGTGATCTCACCGGACTGGCCGATGCCAACGCCTTCGCAGAATGGCTCGAACCGCTCCGCAAGGTTGAATGGGTCGTGTACGCCAAACCACCGTTCGGCGGCCCCGAGGCCGTGCTCGCCTATCTCGGCCGTTACACCCACAGGGTCGCCATCTCGAACCATCGCCTCGTCAGCGCGGACGCCGAGACCGTGGCGTTCCGCTGGAAGGACTATCGGATCAAGCGCG
This region of Alphaproteobacteria bacterium genomic DNA includes:
- a CDS encoding IS91 family transposase is translated as MPRPKLEIADIFRAYGPAWRRANAGHVSLSQLRVMSVIEACRTEALGGHVAGCAKCGHHHIAYNSCKNRHCPKCQGPAARDWMAARGEDLLPVEYFHVVFTLPAEIARIAYWNKRAIYGLLFRASAETVTTIAADPKRLGARVGMTSVLHTWGSALTHHPHIHMIVPGGGLSPDGTRWVACKPGFFLPVRVLSRLFRRLFLEGLLALHRSGALTFFGDLTGLADANAFAEWLEPLRKVEWVVYAKPPFGGPEAVLAYLGRYTHRVAISNHRLVSADAETVAFRWKDYRIKRGDRMKVMRLETGEFIRRFLLHVLPDGFHRIRHYGLLAGAGRRDKVALIRALLGTAANAAPDRFDDDPTPPLTLQEPCPDCGGPMRIIETFRRGELPRSRAPPRHQAA